The Mytilus edulis chromosome 12, xbMytEdul2.2, whole genome shotgun sequence genome contains a region encoding:
- the LOC139498605 gene encoding E3 SUMO-protein ligase NSE2-like — protein MSSRTHFGVVDQAMKSMKTVEEYIKVGMETTLDVGMDFVEHDKDNEKQIDELRSVMKEYVRMERDLQQFMEAVECVKSTATKKNEPLDLEKELDNKLLELKQANNDAELTQHEKYVDLIDKVNEMQQPEGSYAGPATSTQIDEDIAMTQPEINTRCPYTGKDMINPVKNSYCGHHYDKEGISHYIKTKGRKAKCPVGGCGNDKQIELCDLIEDKDMKKFIDRKNRHNKKAKN, from the exons ATGTCTTCCAGAACACACTTTGGTGTTGTTGATCAGGCTATGAAGTCTATGAAGACAGTTGAAGAATACATCAAAGTTGGTATGGAGACAACTCTAGATGTTGGTATGGACTTTGTTGAACATGACAAAG acaATGAGAAACAAATAGATGAGCTGAGATCTGTGATGAAAGAGTATGTTAGAATGGAAAGAGATCTTCAGCAGTTTATGGAGGCTGTAGAATGTGTCAAATCAACT gCAACAAAGAAAAATGAGCCCTTGGATTTGGAGAAAGAATTAGATAATAAGTTGTTGGAACTAAAGCAAGCAAACAATGATGCAGAACTGACACAGCATGAGAAATATGTTGATCTTATTGACAAAGTTAATGAAATGCAACAGCCAG AAGGATCATATGCTGGTCCAGCTACATCCACTCAGATTGATGAGGATATTGCCATGACACAGCCAGAGATCAACACACGCTGTCCATATACTGGCAAAGATATGATTAATCCGGTCAAAAACTCTTATTGTGGTCATCACTATGATAAAGAGGGAATCAGCCATTATATCAAAACAAAAGGACGCAAAGCAAA ATGTCCTGTTGGCGGTTGTGGGAATGACAAACAGATAGAACTGTGTGATTTGATTGAAGATAAAGACATGAAAAAATTTATAGATAGGAAAAATAGACATAATAAGAAAGCAAAGAATTGA